In one window of Henckelia pumila isolate YLH828 chromosome 1, ASM3356847v2, whole genome shotgun sequence DNA:
- the LOC140875783 gene encoding uncharacterized protein isoform X2, translated as MESCTLQLQSWRPFQLDCDSPNSKRPCHSDRATSFSIDMSKLSLFDDDKPLVKRWFPRKRRRRGGSRSVSGRSSDRRCCSVGANGTCSDFPMAAGTDSSGELFVNGGGEVNWASDVSEVARNSRREREGNVVDGQFGNFDGLGNESGYGSEPGYRGDVELGYGDEVEEEEDDPRLLFWGKELFGDNSSRVGENSMQKLHHRGRRKKNDLRMVDALR; from the exons ATGGAGTCGTGTACCTTGCAGCTGCAGAGTTGGAGACCCTTTCAGTTGGATTGCGATTCACCCAATAGCAAGCGTCCGTGCCACTCCGATCGAGCCACCTCCTTTTCCATCGATATGTCCAAGCTCTCTCTTTTTGATGACGATAAGCCTCTTGTCAAGCGCTGGTTTCCCCGCAAGCGTCGCCGTCGCGGAGGATCCAGGTCCGTCTCGGGTCGCAGCTCCGATAGGCGCTGCTGCTCTGTTGGGGCCAACGGAACTTGCTCCGACTTCCCCATGGCTGCGGGGACAGATTCCAGCGGAGAGCTGTTTGTTAATGGAGGTGGGGAAGTGAATTGGGCATCCGATGTGAGCGAGGTAGCGAGGAATTCTAGGAGAGAGAGAGAAGGTAATGTGGTTGATGGGCAATTTGGGAATTTTGATGGTCTGGGGAATGAATCAGGATATGGGAGTGAACCGGGCTATCGGGGTGATGTAGAGCTTGGATATGGTGATGAGGTTGAAGAGGAAGAGGATGATCCGCGATTGTTGTTTTGGGGAAAAGAATTATTTGGAG ATAATTCTTCCAGGGTGGGTGAGAACTCCATGCAGAAATTGCATCACCGAGGCAGACGGAAAAAAAATGATTTGAGAATGGTTGATGCCCTAAGATAG
- the LOC140875783 gene encoding uncharacterized protein isoform X1 → MESCTLQLQSWRPFQLDCDSPNSKRPCHSDRATSFSIDMSKLSLFDDDKPLVKRWFPRKRRRRGGSRSVSGRSSDRRCCSVGANGTCSDFPMAAGTDSSGELFVNGGGEVNWASDVSEVARNSRREREGNVVDGQFGNFDGLGNESGYGSEPGYRGDVELGYGDEVEEEEDDPRLLFWGKELFGGFIEPIVMPLFLVTPDNSSRVGENSMQKLHHRGRRKKNDLRMVDALR, encoded by the exons ATGGAGTCGTGTACCTTGCAGCTGCAGAGTTGGAGACCCTTTCAGTTGGATTGCGATTCACCCAATAGCAAGCGTCCGTGCCACTCCGATCGAGCCACCTCCTTTTCCATCGATATGTCCAAGCTCTCTCTTTTTGATGACGATAAGCCTCTTGTCAAGCGCTGGTTTCCCCGCAAGCGTCGCCGTCGCGGAGGATCCAGGTCCGTCTCGGGTCGCAGCTCCGATAGGCGCTGCTGCTCTGTTGGGGCCAACGGAACTTGCTCCGACTTCCCCATGGCTGCGGGGACAGATTCCAGCGGAGAGCTGTTTGTTAATGGAGGTGGGGAAGTGAATTGGGCATCCGATGTGAGCGAGGTAGCGAGGAATTCTAGGAGAGAGAGAGAAGGTAATGTGGTTGATGGGCAATTTGGGAATTTTGATGGTCTGGGGAATGAATCAGGATATGGGAGTGAACCGGGCTATCGGGGTGATGTAGAGCTTGGATATGGTGATGAGGTTGAAGAGGAAGAGGATGATCCGCGATTGTTGTTTTGGGGAAAAGAATTATTTGGAG GTTTCATTGAACCAATAGTTATGCCACTTTTCCTCGTTACTCCAGATAATTCTTCCAGGGTGGGTGAGAACTCCATGCAGAAATTGCATCACCGAGGCAGACGGAAAAAAAATGATTTGAGAATGGTTGATGCCCTAAGATAG
- the LOC140890078 gene encoding blue-light photoreceptor PHR2: MNPNSSEEEALPIPIAIASISLSLSNLLPSHFLSPPRQIFTPTNSLRIPSQISSLSISSALSPSPTKPFFKSTLSANPLQNPLTLNPLRPSNPSSAAALRRASVVWFRNDLRVHDNECLAAANNESMSVLPVYCFDPRDYGKSTSGFDKTGPYRATFLIESVSDLRKNLQSRGSDLVVRIGRPETVLLELVKAVGAEAVYVHKEVSNDEVKAEEKIEEVMKDEGVEVKSFWGSTLYHLDDLPFRLEEMPSNYGGFKDKVKGLEVRKTIEALDRLVGLPTRGDVETGEIPSLVDLGLNPNATMGQNGKTTANASLVGGETEALQRLRNFAAECKEKPHNGVKDGTNNSIYGANFSCKISPWLAMGCLSPRSMFDELKKSASSMISAVSNKKDGAGGSSDTGMNWLMYELLWRDFFRFITRKYSCVKKHSDAPVTACTGAAA, from the exons ATGAATCCAAATTCCTCTGAAGAAGAAGCACTCCCCATACCCATAGCCATAGCCTCCATCTCACTCTCTCTTTCCAATCTTCTTCCTTCCCATTTCCTCTCCCCGCCCAGACAAATTTTCACTCCAACCAACTCTCTCAGAATCCCTTCTCAGATTTCTTCTCTTTCCATCTCCTCTGCCCTCTCCCCCTCGCCTACCAAACCCTTCTTCAAATCCACCCTTTCCGCCAACCCCCTTCAGAACCCACTCACTTTAAACCCCCTACGCCCTTCAAATCCCTCTTCCGCCGCCGCACTCCGTCGCGCTTCCGTTGTCTGGTTCCGAAATGACCTCCGTGTCCACGACAACGAATGCCTCGCCGCCGCCAACAACGAATCCATGTCCGTTCTACCTGTTTACTGCTTCGACCCCCGGGACTATGGGAAATCCACTTCCGGGTTCGACAAAACGGGCCCTTATCGAGCTACCTTTCTGATAGAGTCGGTTTCCGATTTGAGGAAGAATCTCCAGTCTCGAGGGTCGGATCTCGTGGTCCGGATTGGGAGGCCAGAGACCGTCCTTCTGGAGCTGGTTAAAGCGGTTGGAGCTGAGGCAGTCTACGTCCATAAAGAGGTTTCCAACGATGAAGTAAAAGCTGAGGAGAAGATAGAGGAGGTGATGAAGGACGAGGGAGTGGAAGTAAAGTCCTTCTGGGGAAGCACATTGTACCATTTGGATGATCTCCCGTTCAGATTGGAGGAAATGCCGTCCAACTATGGAGGATTTAAAGATAAAGTTAAAGGTTTGGAGGTGAGGAAGACCATTGAAGCTTTGGATCGGTTGGTAGGGTTACCCACGAGAGGGGATGTGGAAACAGGTGAAATTCCATCTTTGGTCGATTTGGGACTTAACCCAAATGCAACCATGGGTCAG AATGGAAAAACGACTGCTAATGCTTCTCTTGTGGGAGGGGAGACTGAAGCATTGCAAAGACTCAGAAATTTTGCAGCTGAATGCAAGGAAAAACCACACAATGGAGTAAAGGATGGGACCAACAACAGCATATATGGTGCAAATTTCTCATGCAAAATATCCCCATGGCTTGCCATGGGTTGCCTTTCTCCTCGCTCCATGTTCGATGAGCTGAAGAAGTCTGCTTCAAG CATGATATCTGCTGTCTCTAACAAGAAAGATGGTGCCGGTGGCTCTTCTGATACTGGAATGAACTGGTTAATGTACGAGTTGTTGTGGAGGGATTTTTTCAG ATTCATTACACGTAAATATAGCTGTGTGAAGAAACACAGTGATGCGCCAGTGACAGCATGTACAGGGGCTGCTGCCTAA